Sequence from the Actinomycetota bacterium genome:
GCGGCGATATTGAAGCTCTGTATCATGCCTTTAAGAAAAAAATGGAAGATATTGCAGTAAAGAATATAAACGATCTTCAGATACAGAAAAAATTCAGATACGATTGTGAAATCAGTTTTGCGGATATATCAGCAGGCTTATATAAAGAGATAAAAGAGCTGGAACCTTTCGGAACCGGCAATCCCAGACCTTCCATGGTCACAAGAGACTGCCGGATCAGAGAGCTGAGATTTCTGAAAGACGGCAGACATGTCAGGTTGCTATTGCAGCAGTCCGGCATCGCCTTCAGAGCAGTTATGTTTAATCTTGATGTTAAATCGCAGGAAAAATTAAAAACAATAAAAAAAGATGATTACGTCTCCATACTTTATTATCTGGATGAAAACTCCTATAATGGTGTATCCTATTTACAATTGGTAGTTTTGGATTTACTTTATAAATAATAGTCGGCGGCTGCAAGAAAATATAGAAAATGAATAAAAGTGAAAAAACAATAAAACCTATTAAAGAAGAGATTTCATTAGATGAGCTTGAAAAAACCGTAGAGAAAAATAATGTTATAGACAAGCTGTTTGATGAAATTATAGGGGTTGCAAAGACATTTAATTCATCCATCAATACTGAACTTATAAAAAAGGCCTTTCTTATCTCAAAGAAATATCATGGTGAACAGTTTCGAATATCGGGAGAACCTTTTGTAATACATCCCCTTGAAGTTGCAAAAATAATTGCCTCCATTGAACTGGACCAGGCTTCAATAATTGCCGCATTGCTTCATGACCTGGTTGAAGATACTGATTTTTCGATTGATAAAGTAAAAGACGAATTTGGCGAAGAGATCGCAAGGATAATAAATGGCGTGACAAAACTTGATAAAATTATTTTTCATACAAAGGAAGAAAAACAGGTAGAAAACCTGAGAAAAATGATAATAGCCATGTCCGAAGATGTAAGGATAATTCTGGTAAAACTTGCAGACAGACTTCATAATATGCGTACGCTGACAGTTCTCCCCAAAGAAAAGATACATCTTAAATCCATAGAAACTCTCGAAGTTTATGCGCCCATTGCCCACAGGCTGGGAATCTTTCAGATTAAATCTGAGCTTGAAGATTTAAGCTTCAAGTATCTTTTCCCAAGGCAGTATGAAAAAATAAAAGTAATGCTTAATGAAAAGATAGAGGAAAGAAAAGAATTTATTGATGATGCCATAAGTATAATAAAAGGCAAGCTTGATGAAATGGGAATCAGGGCGGAAATAAGCGGAAGGGTAAAAAATTATTACAGTATATATAACAAACTTACAGTACAAAACAAAACTTTTGACAATATATTTGATCTGATAGCAATAAGAATAATAGTTGATGATGTCAAAAATTGTTACGGAGTACTGGGTATAATACATTCAATTTGGAAACCTGTACCCGGAAGATTTAAAGACTATGTGGCAAATCCGAAATTTAACATGTATCAGTCTCTTCATACAACAGTGATCGGCAAGAAAGGAGTGCCTCTCGAAATCCAGATAAGGACAGATGAAATGCATCAGATAGCGGAATACGGTATAGCAGCGCACTACAAATATAAAGAAAATGATTTGAAAGTGGAAGAGTTTGACAAGAGAATAGCATGGATAAGGCAGCTGCTTGACTGGCAGAAAGAATTGAAAAATCCTCAGGACTATATGGAGTCATTAAAACTCGACTTGTTTGAGGACGAAGTATTTGTTTTCACTCCCAAAGGAAAAGTCCTCAACCTTCCGAGAAAATCAACCATAATAGATTTTGCATATACTGTTCATACAGATATCGGACATAACTGCATAGGGGCTAAAATAAACGGACAGATGGTTCCCATAGAATCAATGCTGGAGAATGGAGATATTGTTGAAATTATCGTTTCAAAAACACCAAAAGGGCCAAGCAGAGACTGGCTGAATATTGTAAAAACTTCAAGAGCCACAAATAAAATCAAGCAGTGGTTTTCCAGAGAAGAAAGACAGGAATCTCTTAATTCGGGGAAAGAGATAATGCTGAAGCTTTTAAGAAAGAACGGATTATCTTTTAAAACAGTCAGCATGGATGTTTTTGAAGAAGTAGCAAAAGAGATGAATTTTGAAAAAGCTGAAACATTGTTTAGAAATGTTGGAACCCACAAGGTTTCAGCCCATCAGGTATTTACAAAAATTATAAAGAAAATGAATCAGCAGGATGAACAGCCAAGGGAAATGACTCTTGACGATATTCATCAGAAAGAAGATATACGAAGACCCAGCACCGGCATAAAGGTAAAAGGCATGGAGGGCGTTCTTGTTTTTATGGCCAAATGCTGTAATCCGGTTCCGGGTGATAAAATAGTTGGCTATATAACAAGAGGCAGAGGAATATCTGTGCACAGAGCTGACTGTACAAATTTAAAGAATCTTGTAGAAAATGAAAAGGCAAGGATAGTAGAAGTAAGCTGGGATAAAAATGCTCCGTCAAGGTTTAATGTTGAAATAGAAATCGAAGCTCTTGACCGGACAAAGCTTTTAAGGGATATTACAAATACCATCAGTGAATATGATTTGAACATCATTTCAACATCCGGCGGCACTCAGAGGAAAAATGGTTTTGCAAAATTCAAATTTACAATCGAAGTAAGCAATAAATATATACTTAAGGATGTAATAAATAATTTGAGAAATATAGATTCCGTTTACGATGTATACAGGGTTCTGCCGAGGGGTTGAAAATGAATAATATGAATAATATTGAAATGAATAATATTGAAATAGTAAAAATAAAACTTGATTTTTTTGATACCAATTGTTATATGGTTTACGGAAACGGTATTGATTTTCTGATTGATCCCGGCTCAGACAGCAAAAAAATAATCAAATATCTGGATAAAAGAAAAAAAGGCCCTGATTTTATCATCGGGACACACTGTCATTTTGACCATATAGGGGCTGCAGACAAGGTTGCAGACTATTATAACATTCCGGTATATATTCATCAGAACGAAGAAGAAATATTAAACAACCCCGGTAAAAATCTGTCTTCTTTTTTTAATGTAAATACATTATTATTAAAAACTTATAAGATTTTATACGGAATGGAAACAAAAGATTTTCTTTCAAAAAAAATCGATATAATAACTACACCCGGACATACACCGGGAAGTATAATTATCAGATATGCCGGATATCTTTTTACCGGAGATCTGTTATTTAAGGATTCCATAGGCAGGACGGATCTTCCCGGAGGAGATTCGGCAAAAATGAAAACAAGTTTAAGTTTGTTAAAAACCCTGGACAAGAATCTGATTGTTCTGCCGGGGCATGGAGATGAAACGACTTTGGAAGATGAATTGAAAAATAATTATTTTCTAAATAACGGGGATTCGGAGGATTTTAATTGATATACAACTCACCGAGAGGAACCGAGGATTATTTTGGCGAAGAAATAAAGTACAGGGATTTCCTTACCGAAACATCCAGAAGTCTCTTTAAGATATTTAACTATTCTGAAATAATAACTCCTCATTTTGAGCATACCGAAGTTTTTTCCAGGGGAATCGGTGAAAATTCTGAAATTGTCCAGAAAGAGATGTACACATTTTCCGATAAAAAAAACAGGTCTCTGACTTTAAGGCCTGAAGGTACGGCATCTGTTGTGCGTGCAATTGTTGAAAACAAGCTTTACTCGGGAAATCTTCCATTAAAATTATTCTACATAGGCAGCATGTTCAGGTATGAAAGACCTCAGAAAGGAAGAATGAGGGAGTTCTGTCAGATAGGAGTTGAATCTGCCGGCAGCGATAGTCCCTCAATCGATGCAGATGTCATATGGCTTCTGTATGAATTGTTCAGAAAACTTGGTTTTAGAAATCTTACTCTTTATGTAAACAGCATAGGATGTGCTGACTGTCGTGCCGAATATGTAAAAATGCTGGAAGATCAGCTGATACCCGTAAAAGATAGTCTTTGTCAGGACTGCAATTCCAGGTTAGGTAAAAATACTTTAAGGATTTTTGACTGTAAGGTAAAAACATGCAGAGAAGTTCTTAAAAACGTTGTAAAAATAAGCGACAATCTTTGTGAAAACTGTCTTAAGCATTTTAATGAAATAAAATCCTTAATGGATGTTCTTGAAGTGGATTATGTGCACAACAAAAATCTTGTCAGGGGTTTTGATTATTATACAAGGACGATTTTTGAAATAATATCTTCAGATATAAACAGCGCGCAGAATGCTCTTGGCGGAGGAGGGCGTTATGATAACCTTATTAAAGAATTCGGCGGTCCTGAAATCAGTTCAGTCGGTTTTGCCATAGGTCTGGAACGCACAGTACTTTTAATGAAGGAGCTTGGAATAAAATTACCTGATTCAATGAAATTTTTAAATAAGACTTATATAATAAATATGGATTCTGTCTATGACAAATATGTTTTTGAACTTCTCAGATATCTAAGAAGCCGGGATATTTATTGTGATACGAATTTCAATATAAAAAGTGTTGGCAAAGAAATAAAATTTGCGCAAAATAACGGGTATGAAAATGTGATCATAGTCGGCGAAGATGAATACAGAAGAAAAAGCGTAAAAATAAAAAATCTGAAAAAATATTCTCAGAAAGAATTTGAATGGGATTCTGAAAAAGAAAAGATATTAAATTTCCTTAAAAAAACGGAGTAAATCTGATGATAAAAAATGAAGAAGCTTTCAGGACAGCATACAGAAGCAATCTCTGCGGCTTGTTAAATGCAGAAGATGCTGATAAAAAAGTCAGTCTTTGCGGCTGGGTAGGGAAAAGAAGGGATCACGGAAAGCTTATATTTGTTGATTTAAGAGATTTCAGCGGTATCATACAATTGGTTTTTGATCCTTCTTTTGGCAAGGATGCGCATGAAGCTGCAAAAGAAATAAGAACTGAATTTGCCATACAGGCAGAAGGAATAATCAGGCCGAGATCTGAAGAAACAGTAAATAATGAAATTCCCACAGGAAATATTGAAGTTTTTGTAAACAAATTAATTATTTTCAATACATCAAAGACACCGCCTTTCAATCTTGATGATCGTGAAAGTGTTGATGAACTTGCCAGGCTGAAATACAGGTTCATTGATCTGAGAACTGCTGAGATGCAGAATAATCTGAGATTAAAAAACAGGATCATGTATGCCACAAGAAATTTCCTGCAGTCCAATGGATTTATTGAGGTTGAAACACCGATACTCGGTAAAAGCACGCCTGAAGGTGCGAGGGATTTTCTTGTTCCTTCAAGGCTTAATCCTAATAAATTTTACGCTCTTCCTCAGTCTCCCCAGCTTTTCAAGCAGATACTTATGTTTTCAGGTTTTGACAGAATTTTCCAGCTCGCAAGGTGTTTCAGGGATGAAGACCTGAGAGCGGACAGGCAGCCGGAATTCACTCAGATTGACCTTGAGATGTCATTTGTAAGGCAGGAAGATATAACTTCAATGATCGAAAGACTGATACGGGACATAATGTTGAATGTCCTGGATAAGGAAATACAAATTCCTTTTAAAAAACTTACCTGGGAAGAGGCAATGTCTCAATACGGTTCAGATAAACCGGATACAAGGTTTGAACTAAGGATAAAAGATATTTCTGATTATTTTAAAGATTCAGATGTCAAGATCTTTAAAGATGCTTTGCAGAATGAAGGAGTCATAAAATGTCTTTGTGTTGAAAATAGTGAAGATTTTTCAAGAAAAGACCTCGATCAGTTTGTTGAGACTGCCAAAAAGAATGGTGCCGGCGGACTGTTATGGATAAAAGTAGATGAAAACCTGAATTTTCAGTCTCCGGTTGCAAAATTTTTATCTGAAAAGGAAAAATCAGCCCTGATTTCCGGTTTGTCATTAAAGCCAAAAAATCTGCTGCTTATAATAAGCGACAAATTTGAAACAGCCTGTACAGTTCTTGGAATACTAAGAACCCGGATAGGTGTAAAATTAAAAATGATCAGCGAGGATTTATTTGATTTTCTATGGGTATATGATTTTCCCTTATTTGAATGGGATCAGAAGGAAAAAAAATATAAATCCATGCATCATCCTTTTACAATGCCTTCGGAAGAAACGGCCGGATATCTTGATAAAGATCCCCTGAAAGTAAAATCTGTTTCTTATGATATTATCCTTAACGGAAATGAACTTGGTGGCGGTTCCGTGAGGATAAATAATATCGAAATGCAGACCAGGATATTGAAATTGTTAAATGTCGATTTGGAAAAAGCAAAAGAGAATTTCGGTTTTTTTCTCGGTGCCATGGAGTATGGAACTCCTCCTCACGGCGGCATAGCGCTTGGTCTTGACAGATTTGCAATGCTTCTGGGCGGACTTAAAAGCATCAGGGAAGTAATTGCTTTCCCGAAAACCCAGTCAGCCTTTGATGTGATGACCGAAACACCATCAGCCGTAAGCTCTGAGCAGCTGAAGGAATTGCATATAAAATGTGAAGAAACTGATCCCGAGCAATGAAATATCACAGATTGTATTAGAATTTCAATTATGCTAACATTTTATTGTACCCTGTGTTAATAGTAATTGAAGTTAATTTTAATGCCAACAAATTAACTTTGGGAGTCTTTACTCTGACTGTGGTGTAAATGCCCTTTAAAGGGACTTACTAATCGGCAGGTAGGAATCCGCCTTACTTCGGGTAGGGCATAAAAACTTCAATCAATTACGTTAATATGGGGTATTGTTTTATATAAATTTATTAATATTTAGCTTGGAGAATAAGTGTTAACAGATACCAGGCTTAGATAGTACAATTTATTTATTATTGATATTTTTAAGCATTTCAATTATTTTTATAAAGTTATGGATATAAGAAAAGAGTTTTTAAATTTTTTCAAAGAAAATGATCATTTGATTCTGCCGTCTTCCAGTCTTATACCTGATAATGATGCGAGCGTATTGCTGACTACAGCAGGGATGCAGCAGTTCAAACCTTATTACCTGGGCGTCAAAAAACCGCCTTTTCCCAGAATTTCAACGGTACAGAAATCTTTCAGAACCAGCGACATAGAAAACATCGGTAAAACGGATAGGCACCTGACCTTTTTTGAGATGCTTGGAAATTTTGCTTTTGCGGATTACTTTAAAAAAGAAGCTATTGCACTGGCTCTCAGGTTTCTGTCAGATATATTAAAAATTCCTGAAAACAAATTATGGATAACTGTCTTTGGCGGTTATGGAGATCTTCCCATGGACAAGGAAGCTGAAAATTACTGGATGGAAAACGGAATACCCGGGGAAAGAATATACAAATTCGGTATGAAAGACAATTTCTGGGGGCCGGCAGGGGATACAGGCCCGTGCGGTCCTTCAACTGAAATATACTATGATTTCGGCCCTGACACAGGGTGCGGCAGAAATGACTGCAACCCGGGTTGTGGCTGCAGCAGATTTATAGAAATATGGAATCTTGTTTTTACGCAGTACAATTATAATGGCCGGGAATATCTTGATCTGCCTAATAAAAATATAGATACCGGCATGGGATTGGAAAGAATATACTCTGCATTGAATGGAAGTAATTCGGTTTTTAATACTCCTCTGTTCAAGAATATTATTTCGAAAATTTCTGAAATTGCTGATGGCATCAGTGAAAACAACTATGAAGATGAAACAAAAACAAGAGCAAAGAAAATAATAAGCGATCACTGCCGGGCAATTTATTTTCTGATTTCCGATGGAGTAATGCCCTCAAATGAAGGACGGGGATATATCCTGAGAAGAATAATCAGAAGAGCAATAAGATATGGAAGACTTATTAATATAAAAGATTATTTCCTGAATGAAATAGGAAAAGTTATAATAGATGATTACGGGGAAGCTTATCCTGAGCTTGAATCAAAAAAAGAAATTTCTTTTCAGGTCGTACACGATGAAGAAAAGAAATTCTCAAATACGCTAAAGGATGGCATGAAGATTCTTTTACAGAATATTTCTGAATTAAAAGAAAAAAAAGAGACCATTTTAAGTCCTGAAAATACATTCCGTCTTTATGATACTTACGGTTTTCCTGTTGAGCTGACTGAAGAAATATTAAAAGAAAGTAATCTGTCGGTTGACATTGCCGGATTTAATGAATTCATGAAAAACCATATAAAAAAATCAAAAGAAAAAACCGGATTTGATAAGAGCATTAACGAATACCTGGATTTTTATAGAAATCTAAAGTCGCAGGCCGAAAATGAATTCATAGGTTATGAGCATGATTCTTCAGATACTGTTATTTTAAAAATAGTTGTGGACGAAAAATCTTTTAAAAAAGAAAAAGATGTGTTGCAGGAAGGGCAGAAAGGTGAAATTGTAATACGGAAAACTCCTTTTTATGGTGAAAGAGGAGGTGCCGTGGGAGACAGGGGAACAATATCGTCTTCCCGGAACGGTCATTTGTTTGAAGTAAATGATACCATAATCCCTTTTGAGGGCCTTATAATCCATAAAGGAATAGTCAGGAAAGGAAGTTTTAAGGTCGGAGATAATATACATGCAGAAGTCGACATAAGCTTCAGAAAAAATATAAGCAGAAACCATACTGCCACTCATCTTCTTCACTGGGCTTTAAGAAGCCTGCTTGGCAGCGAAGTAGAACAGGCAGGCTCTTTTGTTTCTGATGAAAGACTAAGATTTGATTACAAATTTTTTGGTAAATATGAAGAAGATATTATTGATAAAGCAGAAATGCTGATAAACAAAAAAATAACCGATAATGATATTGTAAAAATTTTTGAGACTTCATGGGAATATGCTCAGGAAATAGGCGCAATGGCACTCTTTGAAGAAAAATACGGACGATTTGTAAGAGTGGTAGAAATCGGCAATTACAGCCGGGAGCTTTGCGGAGGAATACATGTTAAAAGAACCGGTGAAATAGGGTTGTTTAAAATCCTGTCTGATACCGGTATCGGTACAAATTTAAGAAGGATAGAAGCAGTTACGGGAACATATTCCTATGGATATTTCAGCGCAAGTGAAAAAATATTAAAGAATATATCGGATAAATTAAATGCTGACATAGATGAGATTGAAATAAAAATTGACAAACTAAAAACCGAACTTGAAGCAAAAAATGAAAAATACAATAGATTGCTGATAATCGGTGCAAAAAACAGAATCTTTGAAAAATATGGAAAAAATGCATCCGAAGATTATAAAATTTTTGAATATGATTTTTCATGCTCAGAATTTGGGGATGACCTTAATATTAAAAATCTGGGCATTCTTACCGATGATTTAAAAGAATTTTATAGAAAAGGATTTTTCTGTGTGTTTTCAAATATTGTCAACAACAAACCCATGCTTGTTTTTTCCTGCACCCCTGATATAACAGACAAAGGCATTGATTGCTCTAAAATTGCCAGGGAAGCCGCAAAAATTATAAAAGGCGGAGGAGGAGGAAAACCTGAATTTTCCCAGGCGGGAGGTTCAGATAGCACAAAGATCGGGGAAGCGGCTGATTTTGCTTTGAAGATGGTGAAAGACTGTCTTGGTCTGAAATAATGAAGATTCTTGCAATAGATTTTGGAGAAAAAAATTTTGGAATTGCTTTAACAGATGATCTTGGAATAATTGCAATCCCGTATTCTGTTGAAAAAAATGATAATAATTTTCACAAAACACTTATAAAAATAATCAATGAAAAAAAAATAAACAAAATAATTGCCGGATTTCCTTTAAGTCTCAAAGGACAGGAAGGTGAACAGGCACTTAGAGTAAGAAAGTATTTTAAAGAATTAAGTAAAAAAATAAATATGAATATTGAACTTGTGGATGAACGATTTTCAACAAAGATTTCTGAAAATAAACTAAGAGAGCTGAAGAAAAACACAGAAAAAGATATCGATAAATTTGCTGCTGCCATTATTTTGGAGAATTATTTAAGCAAATCCTGCAAATGATGCTTTAAATTTTATTTATATTTTCAGGCAATAATTAAAAATATTAAAAACATTACAGGAAAATTTGAGATGATGATCAAAAAAGAAAAAAATACTTTTACTTGTATTATTTTAATATTTGTCTGTCTGTTATCTGTTCTGATGGTTTTTAATGTTTCTTGTAAAATTTTTGATTCTGCCCGTTCTGAAACAGAAAAGACAATTGAAAAAGGCATTGAAAAAGAAATAGTGATAAATGAAGGCATGAATCTTACACAGATAGCAGAACTGATGGAAACAAATGGAATAGTAGATGATGCCCTGTTTTTCAAACTTTATGTTGAAGAAAAAAATATGGAGAAGAAACTTCTTCCCGGAAGCTATAAATTGCTTACATTATCTGATTATGGTGAAGTTCTCGATGCAATATCG
This genomic interval carries:
- a CDS encoding bifunctional (p)ppGpp synthetase/guanosine-3',5'-bis(diphosphate) 3'-pyrophosphohydrolase, with protein sequence MNKSEKTIKPIKEEISLDELEKTVEKNNVIDKLFDEIIGVAKTFNSSINTELIKKAFLISKKYHGEQFRISGEPFVIHPLEVAKIIASIELDQASIIAALLHDLVEDTDFSIDKVKDEFGEEIARIINGVTKLDKIIFHTKEEKQVENLRKMIIAMSEDVRIILVKLADRLHNMRTLTVLPKEKIHLKSIETLEVYAPIAHRLGIFQIKSELEDLSFKYLFPRQYEKIKVMLNEKIEERKEFIDDAISIIKGKLDEMGIRAEISGRVKNYYSIYNKLTVQNKTFDNIFDLIAIRIIVDDVKNCYGVLGIIHSIWKPVPGRFKDYVANPKFNMYQSLHTTVIGKKGVPLEIQIRTDEMHQIAEYGIAAHYKYKENDLKVEEFDKRIAWIRQLLDWQKELKNPQDYMESLKLDLFEDEVFVFTPKGKVLNLPRKSTIIDFAYTVHTDIGHNCIGAKINGQMVPIESMLENGDIVEIIVSKTPKGPSRDWLNIVKTSRATNKIKQWFSREERQESLNSGKEIMLKLLRKNGLSFKTVSMDVFEEVAKEMNFEKAETLFRNVGTHKVSAHQVFTKIIKKMNQQDEQPREMTLDDIHQKEDIRRPSTGIKVKGMEGVLVFMAKCCNPVPGDKIVGYITRGRGISVHRADCTNLKNLVENEKARIVEVSWDKNAPSRFNVEIEIEALDRTKLLRDITNTISEYDLNIISTSGGTQRKNGFAKFKFTIEVSNKYILKDVINNLRNIDSVYDVYRVLPRG
- a CDS encoding histidine--tRNA ligase encodes the protein MIYNSPRGTEDYFGEEIKYRDFLTETSRSLFKIFNYSEIITPHFEHTEVFSRGIGENSEIVQKEMYTFSDKKNRSLTLRPEGTASVVRAIVENKLYSGNLPLKLFYIGSMFRYERPQKGRMREFCQIGVESAGSDSPSIDADVIWLLYELFRKLGFRNLTLYVNSIGCADCRAEYVKMLEDQLIPVKDSLCQDCNSRLGKNTLRIFDCKVKTCREVLKNVVKISDNLCENCLKHFNEIKSLMDVLEVDYVHNKNLVRGFDYYTRTIFEIISSDINSAQNALGGGGRYDNLIKEFGGPEISSVGFAIGLERTVLLMKELGIKLPDSMKFLNKTYIINMDSVYDKYVFELLRYLRSRDIYCDTNFNIKSVGKEIKFAQNNGYENVIIVGEDEYRRKSVKIKNLKKYSQKEFEWDSEKEKILNFLKKTE
- the ruvX gene encoding Holliday junction resolvase RuvX; this encodes MKILAIDFGEKNFGIALTDDLGIIAIPYSVEKNDNNFHKTLIKIINEKKINKIIAGFPLSLKGQEGEQALRVRKYFKELSKKINMNIELVDERFSTKISENKLRELKKNTEKDIDKFAAAIILENYLSKSCK
- a CDS encoding MBL fold metallo-hydrolase, producing MNNMNNIEMNNIEIVKIKLDFFDTNCYMVYGNGIDFLIDPGSDSKKIIKYLDKRKKGPDFIIGTHCHFDHIGAADKVADYYNIPVYIHQNEEEILNNPGKNLSSFFNVNTLLLKTYKILYGMETKDFLSKKIDIITTPGHTPGSIIIRYAGYLFTGDLLFKDSIGRTDLPGGDSAKMKTSLSLLKTLDKNLIVLPGHGDETTLEDELKNNYFLNNGDSEDFN
- the aspS gene encoding aspartate--tRNA ligase; translated protein: MIKNEEAFRTAYRSNLCGLLNAEDADKKVSLCGWVGKRRDHGKLIFVDLRDFSGIIQLVFDPSFGKDAHEAAKEIRTEFAIQAEGIIRPRSEETVNNEIPTGNIEVFVNKLIIFNTSKTPPFNLDDRESVDELARLKYRFIDLRTAEMQNNLRLKNRIMYATRNFLQSNGFIEVETPILGKSTPEGARDFLVPSRLNPNKFYALPQSPQLFKQILMFSGFDRIFQLARCFRDEDLRADRQPEFTQIDLEMSFVRQEDITSMIERLIRDIMLNVLDKEIQIPFKKLTWEEAMSQYGSDKPDTRFELRIKDISDYFKDSDVKIFKDALQNEGVIKCLCVENSEDFSRKDLDQFVETAKKNGAGGLLWIKVDENLNFQSPVAKFLSEKEKSALISGLSLKPKNLLLIISDKFETACTVLGILRTRIGVKLKMISEDLFDFLWVYDFPLFEWDQKEKKYKSMHHPFTMPSEETAGYLDKDPLKVKSVSYDIILNGNELGGGSVRINNIEMQTRILKLLNVDLEKAKENFGFFLGAMEYGTPPHGGIALGLDRFAMLLGGLKSIREVIAFPKTQSAFDVMTETPSAVSSEQLKELHIKCEETDPEQ
- the alaS gene encoding alanine--tRNA ligase — translated: MDIRKEFLNFFKENDHLILPSSSLIPDNDASVLLTTAGMQQFKPYYLGVKKPPFPRISTVQKSFRTSDIENIGKTDRHLTFFEMLGNFAFADYFKKEAIALALRFLSDILKIPENKLWITVFGGYGDLPMDKEAENYWMENGIPGERIYKFGMKDNFWGPAGDTGPCGPSTEIYYDFGPDTGCGRNDCNPGCGCSRFIEIWNLVFTQYNYNGREYLDLPNKNIDTGMGLERIYSALNGSNSVFNTPLFKNIISKISEIADGISENNYEDETKTRAKKIISDHCRAIYFLISDGVMPSNEGRGYILRRIIRRAIRYGRLINIKDYFLNEIGKVIIDDYGEAYPELESKKEISFQVVHDEEKKFSNTLKDGMKILLQNISELKEKKETILSPENTFRLYDTYGFPVELTEEILKESNLSVDIAGFNEFMKNHIKKSKEKTGFDKSINEYLDFYRNLKSQAENEFIGYEHDSSDTVILKIVVDEKSFKKEKDVLQEGQKGEIVIRKTPFYGERGGAVGDRGTISSSRNGHLFEVNDTIIPFEGLIIHKGIVRKGSFKVGDNIHAEVDISFRKNISRNHTATHLLHWALRSLLGSEVEQAGSFVSDERLRFDYKFFGKYEEDIIDKAEMLINKKITDNDIVKIFETSWEYAQEIGAMALFEEKYGRFVRVVEIGNYSRELCGGIHVKRTGEIGLFKILSDTGIGTNLRRIEAVTGTYSYGYFSASEKILKNISDKLNADIDEIEIKIDKLKTELEAKNEKYNRLLIIGAKNRIFEKYGKNASEDYKIFEYDFSCSEFGDDLNIKNLGILTDDLKEFYRKGFFCVFSNIVNNKPMLVFSCTPDITDKGIDCSKIAREAAKIIKGGGGGKPEFSQAGGSDSTKIGEAADFALKMVKDCLGLK